From the genome of Streptomyces sp. NBC_01341, one region includes:
- a CDS encoding cytochrome P450 family protein: MTRIVLDPLVADLDGESAALRAAGPLAEVELPGGVHCYAVTHHAEARQLLTDSRVVKDINVWNAWQRGEIPMDWPLIGLANPGRSMLTVDGADHRRLRTLVAQALTVKRVERLRSGIEALTNASLDRLAAHPKGEAVDLKAEFAYPLPMNVISELMGVDAADHPRLKELFEKFFSTQTPPEEVPQMMADLGALFTKIVDGKRANPGDDLTSALIAASEDGDHLTNEEIVNTLQLIIAAGHETTISLVVNVVEALQTHPEQRKRVLNGEVPWENVIEETLRWNTPTSHVLIRFATEDIEVGDKVLPKGEALIVSFGALGRDEKQYGPTAGEFDITRSPNRHIAFGHGPHVCPGAALSRLEAGVALPALYERFPDLDLAVPAADLRNKPIVTQNDLHELPVDLG; this comes from the coding sequence ATGACCCGGATCGTCCTCGATCCCCTCGTCGCAGACCTCGACGGCGAGAGCGCGGCCCTGCGCGCCGCCGGACCGCTGGCCGAGGTGGAGCTCCCCGGCGGGGTGCACTGCTATGCGGTGACGCACCACGCCGAGGCCCGTCAGCTGCTCACCGACAGCCGTGTCGTCAAGGACATCAACGTCTGGAACGCGTGGCAGCGCGGCGAGATCCCGATGGACTGGCCGCTGATCGGTCTCGCCAACCCGGGCCGCTCGATGCTGACGGTCGACGGTGCCGACCACCGCAGGCTGCGCACCCTGGTCGCGCAGGCCCTGACCGTGAAGCGGGTGGAGCGACTGCGGTCCGGCATCGAGGCGCTGACGAACGCGTCCCTCGACCGGCTCGCGGCGCACCCCAAGGGCGAAGCGGTCGACCTCAAGGCGGAGTTCGCCTATCCGCTGCCGATGAACGTCATCAGCGAGCTGATGGGCGTGGACGCCGCCGACCACCCCCGGCTCAAGGAGCTGTTCGAGAAGTTCTTCTCGACGCAGACCCCGCCGGAGGAGGTACCGCAGATGATGGCGGACCTCGGCGCGCTCTTCACGAAGATCGTGGACGGCAAGCGAGCGAACCCGGGCGACGATCTGACCAGCGCCCTCATCGCGGCCTCCGAGGACGGCGACCACCTCACCAACGAGGAGATCGTCAACACGCTGCAGCTGATCATCGCGGCCGGTCACGAGACCACGATCAGCCTGGTCGTCAACGTCGTCGAGGCCCTCCAGACCCACCCCGAGCAGCGCAAGCGCGTGCTGAACGGGGAGGTGCCGTGGGAGAACGTGATCGAGGAGACCCTGCGCTGGAACACCCCCACCTCGCACGTCCTGATCCGTTTCGCGACGGAGGACATCGAGGTCGGCGACAAGGTCCTGCCCAAGGGCGAGGCCCTGATCGTCTCCTTCGGGGCGCTCGGCCGCGACGAGAAGCAGTACGGGCCGACCGCCGGTGAGTTCGACATCACCCGGTCCCCCAACCGTCACATCGCTTTCGGCCACGGCCCGCACGTCTGCCCGGGCGCCGCGCTGTCCCGTCTCGAGGCGGGGGTCGCCCTGCCCGCGCTGTACGAGCGCTTCCCCGATCTGGACCTGGCGGTACCCGCCGCGGACCTGCGGAACAAGCCGATCGTCACCCAGAACGACCTCCACGAGCTGCCGGTCGACCTCGGCTGA
- the serC gene encoding phosphoserine transaminase, which yields MADIQIPADLKPADGRFGAGPSKVRTEAVDALAATGTSLLGTSHRQAPVKNLVGEVRDGVRSLFSLPEGYEVILGNGGSTAFWDVATHGLIETKSQHLNFGEFSSKFAKAAELAPWLADPTVIASDPGTHPDPRAEAGVDVYAFTHNETSTGVAAPVKRVAGADEGSLVLVDATSGAGGLPVDITETDVYYFAPQKSFASDGGLWIGVFSPAALERAARVHASGRHIPEFFSLPTAIDNSLKNQTYNTPALATLFLLNEQLKWMNTQGGLDFTTGRTAASARNLYGWAEDSKYATPFVTDPAKRSQVIGTIDFEDGVDAAAIAKVLRANGIVDTEPYRKLGRNQLRVAMFPAIDPADVQALTACIDYVIDKL from the coding sequence GTGGCTGACATCCAGATTCCCGCTGACCTCAAGCCCGCCGACGGACGTTTCGGCGCCGGCCCCTCCAAGGTGCGGACGGAGGCGGTCGACGCGCTGGCCGCGACCGGCACCTCCCTGCTCGGAACATCCCACCGCCAGGCCCCGGTCAAGAACCTGGTCGGCGAGGTACGTGACGGTGTGCGCAGCCTCTTCTCCCTCCCCGAGGGTTACGAGGTCATCCTGGGCAACGGCGGCTCCACCGCCTTCTGGGACGTCGCGACGCACGGTCTGATCGAGACGAAGTCGCAGCACCTGAACTTCGGCGAGTTCTCGTCGAAGTTCGCGAAGGCCGCCGAGCTCGCGCCGTGGCTGGCCGACCCGACCGTCATCGCCTCGGACCCGGGCACCCACCCGGACCCGCGGGCCGAGGCCGGCGTCGACGTCTACGCCTTCACCCACAACGAGACCTCCACCGGTGTCGCGGCTCCCGTCAAGCGGGTCGCGGGCGCCGACGAGGGCTCTCTCGTCCTCGTGGACGCCACGTCCGGTGCGGGCGGCCTCCCGGTCGACATCACCGAGACCGACGTCTACTACTTCGCCCCGCAGAAGTCCTTCGCCTCCGACGGCGGCCTGTGGATCGGCGTGTTCTCCCCGGCGGCCCTGGAACGTGCCGCCCGCGTCCACGCCTCGGGCCGGCACATCCCGGAGTTCTTCTCACTGCCCACCGCGATCGACAACTCCCTGAAGAACCAGACGTACAACACCCCGGCGCTGGCCACCCTCTTCCTGCTGAACGAGCAGCTGAAGTGGATGAACACCCAGGGCGGTCTGGACTTCACCACGGGCCGCACCGCCGCCTCCGCGCGGAATCTGTACGGCTGGGCCGAGGACTCCAAGTACGCCACCCCGTTCGTCACCGACCCGGCTAAGCGCTCGCAGGTCATCGGCACGATCGACTTCGAGGACGGCGTCGACGCCGCCGCGATCGCCAAGGTGCTGCGCGCCAACGGCATCGTCGACACGGAGCCCTACCGCAAGCTGGGCCGCAACCAGCTGCGCGTGGCGATGTTCCCGGCGATCGACCCGGCGGACGTCCAGGCACTGACGGCGTGCATCGACTACGTGATCGACAAGCTGTAG
- a CDS encoding Uma2 family endonuclease, giving the protein MSAAAVEHPCDDEPETQLETANRLMDQLPGHRVEIIGGVITVAPPPDGPHARALTKLMRPFIAAGLDDGETEVLQGVGLWLPSGPEDYAIPDLAIVDADLDEHLIENNCYDPACFRLVLEVTSGNYQNDMRNKVTAYAQAKIPVYVVVDRKHSRIHVLTEPLPSGYDRHEVYAPGQEAPLPSVLGTEVSLDVAELVRAGRPKR; this is encoded by the coding sequence ATGTCTGCAGCAGCAGTCGAGCACCCCTGTGACGATGAGCCGGAAACGCAGCTCGAAACAGCCAACCGGCTGATGGATCAGCTCCCGGGTCATCGCGTCGAGATCATCGGAGGCGTCATCACCGTGGCACCACCCCCGGACGGCCCGCACGCCCGCGCGCTCACCAAGCTGATGCGGCCCTTCATCGCCGCGGGGCTCGACGACGGTGAGACGGAGGTCCTCCAGGGCGTCGGCCTGTGGCTTCCCTCCGGCCCCGAGGACTACGCCATCCCCGACCTGGCGATCGTCGACGCCGATCTCGACGAGCACCTCATCGAGAACAACTGCTACGACCCCGCCTGCTTCCGCCTGGTCCTGGAGGTCACCTCCGGGAACTACCAGAACGACATGCGCAACAAGGTCACCGCGTACGCCCAGGCCAAGATCCCCGTGTACGTCGTCGTCGACCGCAAGCACAGCCGGATCCACGTGCTGACCGAACCACTGCCCTCCGGTTACGACCGTCACGAGGTGTACGCCCCCGGCCAGGAGGCCCCGCTTCCCTCCGTCCTGGGCACCGAGGTGTCCCTGGACGTCGCCGAGCTGGTGCGCGCGGGCCGCCCCAAGCGCTGA
- a CDS encoding DinB family protein — protein MAQVPYTGGEKESLHTSLDRHRDVVLWKLEGLDDEQLRRSVTPTGTNLLGIVKHLATVEYGWFCAAFGHGTEDFWFDTSKDDMTVAPDESTERILAFYARARAAADRAIEETGLDTTGTSWNGRTVSMRWVLIHMIEDVLRHTGHMDIVRELIDGATGSYPAP, from the coding sequence ATAGCCCAAGTCCCTTACACCGGGGGCGAGAAGGAATCCCTTCACACAAGCCTGGACCGGCACCGGGACGTGGTGCTCTGGAAGCTCGAAGGCCTGGACGACGAGCAGCTGCGCCGTTCTGTGACCCCGACGGGGACGAACCTGCTGGGCATCGTGAAGCACCTGGCCACCGTCGAGTACGGCTGGTTCTGCGCCGCGTTCGGTCACGGGACCGAGGATTTCTGGTTCGACACGTCCAAGGACGACATGACCGTCGCCCCCGACGAGTCGACGGAACGGATCCTCGCGTTCTACGCCCGCGCCCGCGCCGCCGCCGACCGGGCGATCGAGGAGACCGGGCTGGACACCACCGGGACCTCCTGGAACGGCAGGACGGTGTCCATGCGCTGGGTCCTCATCCACATGATCGAGGACGTGCTGCGGCACACCGGACACATGGACATCGTCCGTGAGCTGATCGACGGGGCGACGGGTTCCTACCCGGCTCCCTGA